Proteins encoded within one genomic window of uncultured Sphingopyxis sp.:
- a CDS encoding aspartate aminotransferase family protein, with product MPRNHDIAELRRLDIAHHLPAQADWAEIEALGGSRIITHAEGCHITDGDGQRILDAMAGLWCVNVGYGREELVEAAAAQMRELPFYNTFFKTATPPTVTLAAKIASLTGNRLPHIFFNASGSEANDTVFRMVRHYWKLKGEPKRTIFISRWNAYHGSTVAGVSLGGMKAMHAQGDLPIPGVEHVRQPYAYGEGQGMSEEAFCDACVAAIEDKILEVGPENCAAFIGEPVQGAGGVIIPPKGYWPKVEAVARKYGLLVVADEVICGFGRTGRMWGHETMGFTPDLMPMAKGLSSGYLPISATAVAAPIVEVLKTGGDFVHGFTYSGHPVCAAVALRNIEIIEREGLVERTGGVTGPHLAKALATLNDHPLVGETRSVGLLGAVEIVADKDSRARFGGAEGTAGPIARDGCIANGLMVRGIRDSLVMCPPLIITTEQIDEMVAIIRKSLDEVMPKLRAL from the coding sequence ATGCCCCGCAATCACGACATCGCCGAACTGCGCCGCCTCGACATCGCGCACCATCTTCCCGCGCAGGCCGATTGGGCCGAAATCGAGGCGCTCGGCGGCAGCCGCATCATCACCCATGCCGAGGGCTGCCATATCACCGACGGCGACGGCCAGCGCATCCTCGACGCGATGGCGGGCCTCTGGTGCGTCAATGTCGGCTATGGCCGCGAGGAACTGGTCGAGGCGGCGGCGGCGCAGATGCGCGAGCTGCCGTTCTATAACACATTCTTCAAGACCGCGACGCCGCCCACGGTGACGCTCGCGGCAAAGATCGCGAGCCTGACCGGAAACCGCCTGCCGCACATCTTCTTCAACGCCTCGGGCAGCGAGGCGAACGACACCGTCTTCCGTATGGTGCGCCATTATTGGAAGCTGAAGGGCGAGCCGAAGCGCACCATCTTCATCAGCCGCTGGAACGCCTATCACGGTTCGACCGTCGCGGGCGTTTCGCTCGGCGGGATGAAGGCGATGCACGCGCAGGGCGACCTGCCGATCCCCGGCGTCGAGCATGTCCGCCAGCCCTATGCCTACGGCGAAGGGCAGGGGATGAGCGAGGAAGCCTTCTGCGACGCCTGCGTGGCCGCGATCGAGGACAAGATCCTCGAGGTCGGCCCCGAAAATTGCGCCGCCTTCATCGGCGAACCCGTGCAAGGCGCCGGCGGCGTGATCATCCCGCCCAAGGGCTATTGGCCCAAGGTCGAGGCCGTCGCCCGCAAATATGGCCTGCTCGTCGTCGCCGACGAAGTGATTTGCGGCTTCGGACGCACGGGCCGCATGTGGGGCCATGAAACCATGGGCTTTACCCCCGACCTGATGCCTATGGCGAAGGGGCTGTCGTCGGGCTATCTGCCGATCTCGGCGACGGCGGTCGCGGCACCGATCGTCGAGGTGCTCAAGACCGGCGGCGATTTCGTCCATGGCTTCACTTACTCGGGGCACCCCGTCTGCGCCGCGGTCGCGCTCAGGAATATCGAGATCATCGAACGCGAGGGGCTAGTCGAGCGCACCGGCGGCGTCACCGGCCCGCATCTCGCCAAGGCGCTCGCGACGCTGAACGATCATCCGCTCGTCGGCGAGACGCGCTCGGTCGGCCTGCTCGGCGCGGTCGAGATCGTCGCCGACAAGGACAGCCGCGCGCGCTTCGGCGGGGCGGAAGGGACGGCGGGGCCGATCGCGCGCGACGGGTGCATCGCGAACGGGCTGATGGTGCGCGGCATCCGTGACAGCCTCGTGATGTGCCCGCCCTTGATTATCACGACCGAACAGATCGACGAGATGGTTGCCATCATCCGCAAATCCTTGGATGAGGTGATGCCCAAGCTCCGCGCGCTCTGA
- a CDS encoding ABC transporter permease, whose amino-acid sequence MAGQDWRTNRRVFAAVSLPTFLWVLLFFLLPMAILWLYSFGENRGLADIAISGTLDNYKRATEWLYLTIFGKSFAIAALVTLICLIVGFPVAMAITFASEKWRPWLLLAIMLPFWTNLLIRTYALMMLLGTQGYANKGLGALWEGASWLKTLAGLQPLPTWEPVPLLFNNFALVFGLVYVHLPFMVLPLYAALDRLDRSLIEASLDLGAGHFRTIIRIVVPLTAPGIVAGVMITLIPALGAYLTPDLMGGTDSQMIANVIERQFKKANDWPFGAALSFLLIYAMFALIAIQSMRRKVPEAG is encoded by the coding sequence ATGGCCGGGCAGGACTGGAGAACGAACAGGCGCGTCTTCGCGGCCGTCTCGCTGCCCACCTTCTTGTGGGTCCTCCTCTTCTTCCTCCTGCCCATGGCGATCCTCTGGCTCTACAGCTTCGGCGAGAACAGGGGCCTTGCCGACATCGCAATCTCGGGCACGCTCGACAATTACAAGCGCGCGACCGAATGGCTCTATCTCACCATCTTTGGCAAGAGTTTCGCGATCGCGGCGCTCGTCACGCTGATTTGCCTGATCGTCGGTTTCCCGGTCGCGATGGCGATCACCTTCGCGAGCGAGAAGTGGCGGCCGTGGCTGCTCCTCGCCATCATGCTGCCCTTCTGGACCAATTTGCTCATCCGCACCTATGCGCTGATGATGCTGCTCGGGACGCAGGGCTATGCCAACAAGGGGCTCGGCGCGCTGTGGGAAGGCGCGAGCTGGCTCAAGACGCTCGCCGGCCTCCAGCCGCTGCCGACATGGGAACCGGTGCCGCTGCTCTTCAACAATTTCGCGCTCGTCTTCGGGCTCGTCTACGTCCACCTGCCCTTCATGGTGCTGCCGCTCTACGCCGCGCTCGACCGGCTCGACCGCAGCCTGATCGAGGCGAGCCTCGACCTTGGCGCGGGCCATTTTCGCACGATCATCCGTATCGTCGTCCCGCTCACGGCGCCGGGTATCGTCGCGGGGGTGATGATCACGCTGATCCCCGCGCTCGGCGCCTATCTGACCCCCGACCTGATGGGCGGGACCGACAGCCAGATGATCGCCAACGTCATCGAGCGCCAGTTCAAGAAAGCGAACGACTGGCCCTTCGGCGCCGCCCTCTCCTTCCTGCTGATCTATGCGATGTTCGCGCTGATCGCGATCCAGTCGATGCGCCGGAAGGTGCCGGAGGCGGGTTGA
- a CDS encoding ABC transporter permease, with translation MALFARRPRTPLEYGRRLWMRLWVGAVMLFLYAPLAVLVIFSFNDSRRNVVWRGFTTKYYEKALGNDQLVEALLNSLTIAALATIVSLALGTVSAVMLWRFRFPLKGAVDGTISLPIIVPEICLGVAFLMFFAGIGWPIGLVWPFNLGAITIAHITFCFPFVTMVVRSRLASFNREQEEAAKDLGASEWQMFRDVLIPHLKPALVAGALLSFTLSLDDFVITYFTSGPDTITFPVKVYSMVRFSVTPEVNAASTLLIVLTVILTFLALKLQGVKTIAETH, from the coding sequence ATGGCGCTCTTCGCCCGCCGCCCGCGCACGCCGCTCGAATATGGCCGCAGGCTATGGATGCGCCTTTGGGTCGGTGCGGTGATGCTGTTCCTTTATGCGCCGCTGGCCGTGCTCGTGATCTTCAGCTTCAACGACAGCAGGCGCAACGTCGTCTGGCGCGGCTTCACGACGAAATATTACGAGAAGGCGCTCGGCAACGACCAGCTCGTCGAGGCCTTGCTCAACTCGCTGACCATCGCGGCGCTCGCGACGATCGTCAGCCTCGCGCTCGGCACCGTCTCGGCGGTGATGCTGTGGCGCTTCCGCTTTCCGCTGAAGGGCGCGGTCGACGGCACGATCTCGTTGCCGATCATCGTCCCCGAAATATGCCTCGGCGTCGCCTTTCTGATGTTCTTCGCGGGCATAGGCTGGCCGATCGGCCTCGTCTGGCCGTTCAACCTGGGCGCGATCACGATCGCGCACATCACCTTCTGCTTTCCCTTCGTGACGATGGTGGTGCGTTCGCGCCTCGCGAGCTTCAACCGCGAGCAGGAGGAGGCGGCGAAGGATTTGGGCGCGAGCGAGTGGCAGATGTTCCGCGACGTGCTGATTCCGCACCTCAAGCCCGCGCTCGTCGCGGGAGCCTTGCTGTCCTTCACGCTCAGCCTCGACGATTTCGTCATCACCTATTTCACCAGCGGCCCCGACACGATCACCTTCCCGGTGAAAGTCTATTCGATGGTCCGCTTCTCGGTGACGCCGGAGGTCAATGCGGCATCGACGCTGCTCATCGTCCTGACAGTCATCCTGACCTTCCTCGCGCTGAAGCTTCAGGGCGTCAAAACCATTGCGGAAACCCACTGA
- a CDS encoding gamma-glutamyl-gamma-aminobutyrate hydrolase family protein has translation MSQRPVLGIIACNRTIGTEVAQAVVNRYATAAMRHADCAALIIPSLPDHMRAAEVVGRLDGVLLTGTPSNVEPALYGDVSEGEGPFDPDRDRMMTELVEAVIAAQRPLFGICRGFQEINVALGGTLRRDTSASDELLHHHAPDGVGFDGMFDHHHKVDLVEGGLLASAYDARSLDVNSVHYQGIGALADGLSVEARAPDGLVEAYSTRPNGAPLLAVQWHPEWAVDGNEQSQTYFHLLGRALRGEL, from the coding sequence ATGTCGCAACGTCCCGTCCTCGGCATTATCGCCTGCAACCGCACCATCGGGACCGAGGTCGCGCAGGCGGTGGTCAACCGCTACGCGACCGCGGCGATGCGCCATGCCGATTGTGCGGCGCTCATCATCCCGTCGCTTCCCGACCATATGCGCGCCGCCGAGGTCGTCGGGCGGCTCGACGGGGTGTTGCTCACCGGCACGCCGTCGAATGTCGAACCCGCGCTCTATGGCGATGTCTCCGAAGGCGAGGGGCCGTTCGACCCCGATCGCGACCGCATGATGACCGAGCTTGTCGAAGCGGTGATCGCGGCGCAGCGGCCGCTGTTCGGCATCTGCCGGGGCTTTCAGGAAATCAACGTCGCGCTCGGCGGCACATTGCGGCGCGACACGTCGGCGAGCGACGAACTGCTCCACCATCATGCGCCCGATGGCGTCGGCTTCGACGGCATGTTCGATCACCATCACAAGGTCGATCTGGTCGAAGGCGGCTTGCTCGCCTCCGCCTATGACGCGCGCTCGCTCGACGTGAATTCGGTCCATTATCAGGGCATCGGCGCGCTCGCCGATGGTCTGTCTGTCGAGGCGCGCGCCCCCGACGGGCTGGTCGAAGCCTATAGCACGCGGCCGAACGGCGCCCCGCTGCTCGCGGTGCAATGGCATCCCGAATGGGCGGTCGACGGCAATGAGCAGAGCCAGACCTATTTTCACCTTCTCGGCCGCGCGCTACGGGGGGAGTTATGA
- a CDS encoding ABC transporter ATP-binding protein: MTEPAPPIIRIRNVSKRFGKMTAVDNVSLDINAGEFFVLLGPSGCGKTTLLRMIAGFELPTEGQILIDGQDMAGIPPNRRPVNMVFQSYAVFPHMSVADNVAYGLKIAGVKGGEIKDRVAEALELVKLGGFERRMPDQLSGGQRQRVALARSLVMRPKVLLLDEPLSALDAKLRAQMQFELSELQEKVGITFVTVTHDQDEALSMACRIAVINKGEVAQLATPSDLYEFPANRFVADFVGSVNMFEGRLTVDEPGRAAVDCPGLGKVYLNHGVTGSHGAGVWVALRPEKIYLHVPGAGKAVRSAAEDAPEGHNFARGTIKGMRYLGDITLFEIELETGARIRVSRPNLSRRDQEDFTWGDKVSMHWRADSPVVLLG; encoded by the coding sequence ATGACCGAACCCGCCCCGCCGATCATCCGGATCCGCAACGTCTCGAAACGTTTCGGCAAGATGACCGCGGTCGACAATGTCAGCCTCGACATCAACGCCGGCGAATTCTTCGTGCTCCTCGGCCCCTCGGGTTGCGGCAAGACGACCTTGCTCCGCATGATCGCCGGGTTCGAGCTGCCGACCGAGGGGCAGATCCTGATCGACGGACAGGACATGGCCGGCATCCCGCCAAACCGGCGTCCGGTGAATATGGTGTTCCAGAGCTACGCCGTTTTTCCGCACATGAGCGTTGCGGACAATGTCGCCTATGGTCTCAAGATCGCCGGCGTAAAGGGGGGCGAAATCAAGGATCGCGTCGCCGAAGCACTCGAACTGGTCAAGCTCGGCGGATTCGAGCGCCGGATGCCCGACCAGTTGTCGGGCGGGCAGCGCCAGCGCGTCGCGCTCGCGCGCAGCCTCGTCATGCGCCCGAAGGTGCTGCTGCTCGACGAGCCATTGTCGGCACTCGACGCGAAGCTGCGCGCACAAATGCAGTTCGAGCTTTCGGAATTGCAGGAAAAGGTCGGCATCACCTTCGTCACCGTCACCCACGATCAGGACGAGGCGCTGTCGATGGCGTGCCGGATCGCGGTGATCAACAAGGGCGAGGTGGCGCAGCTTGCGACGCCGTCGGATCTATACGAATTTCCCGCCAACCGTTTCGTCGCCGACTTTGTGGGGTCAGTGAATATGTTCGAGGGCAGGCTGACGGTCGATGAGCCCGGCAGGGCTGCGGTCGATTGTCCGGGCCTTGGAAAAGTGTATCTGAATCATGGTGTTACAGGATCGCACGGCGCCGGCGTCTGGGTCGCGCTGCGGCCCGAAAAAATCTATCTTCATGTCCCCGGCGCAGGCAAGGCCGTCAGGTCGGCGGCCGAGGATGCGCCCGAGGGGCACAATTTCGCGCGCGGGACGATCAAGGGGATGCGCTATCTTGGCGACATCACGCTGTTCGAGATCGAGCTCGAGACCGGCGCGCGCATCCGGGTGTCGCGCCCGAACCTGTCGCGCCGCGACCAGGAGGATTTCACCTGGGGCGACAAGGTGAGCATGCACTGGCGCGCCGACAGCCCGGTGGTGCTGCTCGGGTAG
- a CDS encoding DUF808 domain-containing protein: MPSGLFALLDDVATITKVAAASIDDIGAAASKAGVKAAGVVVDDTAVTPRYVTGFTPDRELPIIWRITKGSLFNKLVLILPALLLLSAVAQWAITPLLMVGGTYLCFEGAEKVLHSLQKDRTSLAEDAAIVADQDHEEAMVKGAVRTDFILSAEIMVIALNEVLDEHFAMRAATLAVVAVAITIAVYGVVGLIVKMDDIGLHMAKEGNRARRAIGRGLVAFMPKLLAALATIGTAAMLWVGGQIFLHGLDEYHIGNIGHGLHDFAHAVAGNLPGAGVWEWLINAGGAGIFGLLLGGLIAGALHILPGRKAH, translated from the coding sequence ATGCCCTCCGGCCTTTTTGCCCTGCTCGACGACGTCGCCACCATCACCAAGGTTGCCGCCGCGAGCATCGACGACATCGGCGCCGCGGCGTCGAAGGCCGGGGTCAAGGCGGCAGGGGTGGTGGTCGACGATACCGCGGTGACGCCGCGCTATGTCACCGGCTTCACCCCCGACCGCGAGCTGCCGATCATCTGGCGGATCACCAAGGGATCGCTGTTCAACAAGCTGGTGCTCATCCTGCCCGCGCTGCTGTTGCTGTCGGCGGTCGCGCAGTGGGCGATCACGCCGCTGCTGATGGTCGGCGGCACTTATCTCTGCTTCGAGGGCGCCGAAAAGGTGCTGCACTCGCTACAGAAGGACAGAACGAGCCTCGCCGAAGATGCCGCGATCGTTGCCGATCAGGATCATGAAGAGGCGATGGTGAAGGGCGCTGTGCGCACCGACTTCATCCTGTCGGCCGAGATCATGGTGATCGCGCTCAACGAAGTGCTCGACGAGCATTTCGCGATGCGCGCCGCGACGCTCGCGGTCGTCGCCGTCGCGATCACCATCGCGGTCTATGGCGTCGTCGGGCTGATCGTGAAGATGGACGACATCGGGCTTCACATGGCGAAGGAAGGGAACCGCGCGCGCCGTGCGATCGGGCGCGGGCTCGTGGCTTTCATGCCCAAATTGCTTGCCGCGCTCGCCACGATCGGCACCGCGGCGATGCTGTGGGTCGGCGGCCAGATTTTCCTCCACGGGCTCGACGAATATCATATCGGCAATATCGGGCACGGCCTGCACGATTTCGCCCATGCGGTCGCGGGCAATCTGCCGGGCGCGGGCGTGTGGGAATGGCTGATCAACGCGGGCGGCGCGGGAATTTTCGGGCTGCTGCTCGGCGGTCTGATCGCCGGCGCGCTGCACATCCTGCCGGGCAGGAAAGCCCACTGA